A region of Chlamydia crocodili DNA encodes the following proteins:
- the aaxB gene encoding pyruvoyl-dependent arginine decarboxylase AaxB — MPYGTRYPTLAFHTGGVGESDDGMPPQPFETFCYDSALLQAKVENFNIVPYTSVLPKELFGNIVPVDQCVKFFKHGAVLEVIMAGRGAATADGTHAIATGVGICWGQDKNGELIGGWAAEYVEFFPTWINDEIAESHAKMWLKKSLQHELDLRSVVKHSEFQYFHNYINIKQKYGFSLTALGFLNFENADPATIR; from the coding sequence ATGCCTTACGGGACACGCTACCCAACATTAGCCTTCCACACAGGAGGAGTAGGAGAATCCGATGATGGAATGCCTCCTCAACCTTTCGAAACTTTCTGCTATGACTCCGCTCTTTTACAAGCAAAAGTCGAAAATTTTAATATTGTTCCTTATACATCTGTATTACCTAAAGAACTTTTCGGGAATATTGTTCCCGTAGATCAATGTGTTAAATTCTTCAAACATGGTGCTGTTTTAGAAGTGATCATGGCTGGACGTGGAGCCGCGACAGCAGATGGGACTCATGCAATTGCTACAGGTGTTGGCATCTGCTGGGGACAAGATAAAAATGGTGAGCTTATCGGTGGATGGGCCGCAGAATACGTAGAATTTTTCCCTACATGGATCAATGATGAGATCGCAGAATCTCATGCAAAAATGTGGTTAAAAAAATCCCTACAACATGAACTAGACCTTCGCTCGGTTGTCAAACATAGTGAATTTCAATACTTCCATAACTACATCAATATTAAGCAAAAGTACGGTTTCTCATTAACTGCATTAGGGTTTCTCAACTTTGAAAATGCCGATCCGGCAACAATTAGGTAA
- the aaxC gene encoding arginine/agmatine antiporter AaxC — protein sequence MVSNGGKTRKNLGAIALAGMVISSMIGGGIFSLPQNMAASAGAGAIILAWILTGVGMFFIANTFKILSLVRPDLTTGIYMYSREGFGPYVGFTIGWGYWLCQIFGNVGYAVMTMDALNYFFPPYFKGGNTIPAIIGGSILIWVFNFIVLKGIRQASFINIIGTVCKLVPLIVFIVITAFVFKLAIFKTDFWGHTATKTQPLLGSVTSQLKSTMLVTLWAFIGIEGAVVMSARAKSSNAVGKATILGFIGCLTVYILLSILPFGSLFQHQLAGIANPSTAGVLDILVGKWGEVLMNIGLLVAILSSWLSWTMIVAEIPYSAAKNGTFPEIFTIENAVHSPKVSLYITSALMQVAMLLVYFSTNAWNTMLSITGVMVLPAYLASAAFLFKFSKDKNYPNKGPIKSSTAKYTGIFGVIYSIWLIYAGGLNYLFMAIILLALGIPFYIDAGKKGKNAKTFFAKKEVTEITIIALLALLAIFLFSTEKIRL from the coding sequence ATGGTTTCTAATGGGGGTAAAACCAGGAAAAATCTTGGAGCCATAGCTTTAGCAGGTATGGTAATTAGCTCTATGATTGGGGGAGGAATTTTTAGCCTTCCCCAAAATATGGCAGCATCCGCGGGAGCAGGAGCTATTATCTTAGCATGGATCCTGACAGGCGTAGGCATGTTTTTTATTGCCAATACTTTTAAAATTCTCTCATTAGTGCGCCCTGATTTAACAACAGGGATCTATATGTACAGCCGAGAAGGATTTGGACCTTATGTAGGATTTACTATTGGTTGGGGATATTGGTTATGCCAAATTTTTGGTAACGTCGGTTATGCCGTCATGACCATGGATGCATTAAATTATTTCTTTCCTCCCTATTTTAAAGGGGGAAATACTATTCCTGCAATTATTGGAGGCTCTATTCTTATATGGGTTTTCAATTTCATAGTCCTTAAAGGAATCCGTCAAGCATCTTTCATCAATATTATCGGAACAGTATGTAAACTCGTTCCTCTTATTGTATTTATTGTTATCACAGCATTCGTCTTCAAGCTTGCTATTTTTAAAACGGATTTTTGGGGACATACAGCCACAAAAACACAACCGTTATTAGGATCAGTAACTAGCCAGTTAAAAAGTACTATGTTAGTGACTTTATGGGCTTTCATTGGAATCGAAGGTGCTGTCGTTATGTCAGCACGTGCGAAAAGCTCTAATGCTGTTGGGAAAGCTACTATATTAGGTTTTATAGGATGCTTAACTGTTTATATACTTTTATCCATCTTACCTTTTGGCTCCCTATTTCAACATCAACTTGCTGGTATCGCCAATCCTTCAACTGCTGGAGTATTAGATATTCTCGTAGGGAAATGGGGTGAGGTCTTAATGAACATAGGTCTCCTTGTAGCTATACTATCCAGTTGGTTATCCTGGACTATGATTGTTGCAGAGATTCCTTATTCCGCAGCGAAAAATGGTACATTCCCAGAGATCTTCACAATAGAAAATGCTGTGCATTCTCCTAAAGTCTCGTTATATATAACGAGTGCTCTTATGCAAGTCGCGATGCTTCTCGTATATTTTTCAACAAACGCATGGAATACGATGTTGAGCATCACAGGAGTGATGGTTTTACCTGCCTATTTAGCAAGTGCCGCTTTTCTTTTTAAATTCAGCAAAGATAAAAATTATCCAAATAAAGGACCTATTAAATCTTCCACTGCAAAATACACAGGAATTTTTGGTGTTATTTATTCTATCTGGTTGATCTATGCCGGAGGTTTAAATTATCTATTTATGGCAATCATTCTCTTAGCCTTAGGTATTCCATTCTACATAGATGCTGGAAAGAAAGGTAAGAATGCTAAAACTTTTTTTGCAAAAAAAGAGGTTACAGAAATTACAATAATTGCTTTGTTGGCGTTATTAGCGATTTTCCTCTTTTCAACGGAAAAAATCCGTTTATAA
- a CDS encoding FAD-dependent oxidoreductase, with protein sequence MRIAVLGAGYAGLSVTWHLLLHSQGTATIDLFDPVPLGHGASGLSSGLLHGFTGKKANKPPLADLGITSTHGLITEASKALNIPIVLSRGIIRPAVDDEQAEIFMKRVEEFPNELEWWEKARCEMTVPGIVANLGALFIKNGVTINNNAYINGLWDACANLGTQFYDELIENIEDIEEFYDHIIVTPGANAHVLPELQKLPLSNVKGQLIEISWPEDLTMPQFSINAHKYMVANTENNTCILGATFEHNQPEPVTDETTAYNEIMPPVLSLFPALKEAKILNYYAGMRSSSSTRLPLISRIKENLWFLGGLGSKGLLYHGLTGDMLAQAVLKQSTAYVAKEFLFTL encoded by the coding sequence ATGCGTATAGCAGTTTTAGGAGCAGGATATGCCGGGCTTTCTGTAACTTGGCATTTGCTACTACACTCTCAGGGAACAGCAACAATAGATCTTTTTGATCCCGTTCCCTTAGGTCATGGCGCATCAGGATTATCTTCGGGTCTCCTTCATGGCTTTACTGGAAAAAAAGCTAATAAGCCTCCGCTTGCGGATTTAGGAATTACCTCTACTCATGGCTTAATCACAGAAGCTAGCAAAGCATTAAATATCCCTATTGTTCTTTCTCGAGGAATAATCCGCCCAGCCGTAGACGATGAACAAGCAGAAATTTTTATGAAACGCGTTGAAGAATTCCCTAATGAATTAGAATGGTGGGAAAAAGCACGTTGTGAAATGACAGTTCCAGGTATAGTTGCTAATCTTGGCGCTCTATTCATAAAGAACGGTGTAACTATAAATAACAATGCCTATATCAACGGTCTTTGGGATGCCTGCGCTAATCTTGGCACACAGTTTTATGACGAGCTTATAGAAAATATAGAAGATATCGAAGAGTTTTACGATCACATCATTGTAACTCCAGGGGCTAATGCTCATGTTCTCCCCGAATTACAGAAACTTCCTCTATCTAATGTAAAAGGTCAACTTATAGAAATTTCTTGGCCTGAAGATCTAACAATGCCACAATTTAGTATCAATGCGCATAAATATATGGTGGCAAATACAGAAAATAATACCTGCATTTTAGGAGCAACTTTCGAACACAATCAGCCTGAACCTGTTACTGATGAAACTACCGCTTATAACGAAATCATGCCTCCTGTTCTTTCGTTATTCCCTGCTCTTAAAGAAGCAAAGATTCTCAACTATTATGCAGGAATGCGTTCATCAAGTTCTACTCGCCTACCTTTAATTAGCAGAATAAAAGAAAACCTTTGGTTCCTAGGAGGTCTAGGATCCAAAGGTCTACTTTATCACGGTCTTACCGGAGATATGCTCGCTCAAGCTGTATTGAAACAATCTACAGCTTACGTAGCTAAAGAGTTTTTATTTACTCTTTAA
- a CDS encoding malate dehydrogenase: protein MKLTRTVSVAVTGGTGQIAYSFLFALAHGDVFGNDCGIDLRVYDLPGLERVLSGVRMELDDCAYPLLQSLRVTTSLEDAFDGIDAAFLIGAAPRGPGMERSDLLKRNGEIFSLQGSVLNTSAKRDAKIFVVGNPVNTNCWLAMNQAPKLKRSNFHSMLRLDQNRMHTMLAHRAEVPLDEVTNVVIWGNHSAKQVPDFTQALISGKPAVEVISDRDWLENIMLPSIQNRGSAVIEARGKSSAGSAARALAEAARSIFLPKDGEWFSTGVCSDYNPYGIPEDLIFGFPCRMLPSGDYEIVPGLSWDAFIKNKIQISLDEISQEKANVSLL, encoded by the coding sequence ATGAAATTAACACGTACGGTTAGTGTTGCTGTGACGGGTGGAACAGGGCAAATCGCCTATAGTTTTTTGTTTGCTCTAGCTCACGGTGATGTTTTTGGTAATGATTGCGGCATTGATCTACGTGTATATGACCTCCCAGGTTTAGAAAGAGTGCTTTCTGGTGTTCGTATGGAACTCGATGATTGTGCTTATCCTCTTTTACAATCCCTACGTGTTACAACTTCTTTGGAAGATGCTTTCGATGGTATTGATGCTGCTTTTCTAATAGGAGCAGCACCCCGAGGTCCTGGAATGGAACGTTCGGATCTTTTAAAACGTAATGGAGAAATTTTTTCTCTTCAGGGTTCAGTGCTAAATACTTCTGCTAAACGAGATGCAAAGATTTTTGTCGTCGGTAATCCTGTAAATACCAATTGCTGGCTTGCTATGAATCAGGCTCCGAAATTGAAAAGAAGCAATTTTCATTCTATGCTGCGTTTAGACCAAAATCGTATGCATACGATGTTAGCACATCGTGCGGAAGTGCCTTTAGATGAAGTTACTAATGTTGTTATTTGGGGTAATCATTCCGCAAAACAAGTTCCTGATTTTACTCAGGCATTAATTTCAGGAAAACCTGCTGTAGAAGTTATAAGTGATCGTGATTGGCTTGAAAACATTATGCTGCCTTCTATTCAAAATCGAGGAAGCGCTGTGATTGAAGCTCGTGGAAAATCTTCCGCGGGATCTGCTGCCCGTGCTTTAGCAGAAGCTGCACGCTCTATTTTTCTTCCTAAAGATGGGGAGTGGTTTTCTACTGGAGTATGTTCCGATTATAATCCTTATGGTATTCCTGAAGATTTAATTTTTGGTTTTCCATGTCGTATGTTGCCCTCTGGGGATTATGAGATTGTTCCTGGATTATCTTGGGACGCCTTTATAAAAAATAAGATTCAAATATCCTTGGATGAAATTTCTCAGGAAAAAGCCAATGTCTCTTTGTTATAG
- the ltuA gene encoding protein LtuA (LtuA (late transcription unit A protein) is found exclusively in the genus Chlamydia.), producing the protein MFFIRVRSVGFLDIHGVLSTRKGEQVIKSGTGVWVGARGAIFYRIAF; encoded by the coding sequence ATGTTTTTTATTCGTGTGCGTTCTGTAGGATTTTTAGATATCCACGGTGTTTTATCTACTCGTAAGGGAGAACAGGTCATCAAATCTGGCACGGGGGTTTGGGTAGGGGCTCGAGGAGCCATTTTCTATCGTATAGCCTTTTAA